The following proteins are encoded in a genomic region of Ornithinibacillus sp. 4-3:
- the dnaE gene encoding DNA polymerase III subunit alpha, protein MGFTHLQVRTGYSFYKSTVLIDKLIKRASELNFTALALTDEHVMYGVIPFYKKCLEYGIKPVIGLTVHIVDKNHEKKEQCVLLAKNNKGYKQLLALSTKINIEKRIGISFEELESLSDDIICMLSLNQSSSLANHFLNNAFEQAENYIASWKYIFKDDFYLGVQHHGLAIEQRLLEQVQVLLTQVDCPIIATQDVCYVSENDYAAYDCLRAIDEDIKWFGDHISVTVRNRHLSSEEEMIKRFGENQKHFIERTEEIVAKCQVSLDLHHSLLPSYPVPEQSTAQQYLETICWDNVGQRYTTVTDEIKERLVYELQVIQEMSFSDYFLIVWDFVSYAKQQQIMVGPGRGSAAGSLVAYVLGITDIDPLEYGLLFERFLNPERKTMPDIDIDFLDHRRDEVIDYVREKYGEQHVAQIITFGTFAARSVLRELFKTMEVDERDAKYILKRFSSHHSDSIRKVVNDNVELREYIKQSPKLKLLFNIALKLEGLPRHSSTHAAGVIISDEPLVHHVPLTIGSQETYITQYPMNDLADIGLLKIDFLGLRNLTTMERIVDSIKRHTGKEFHLNEIPSDDAKTFALLQAGLTNGIFQLESKGMKNVLKELKPTTFSDIVAVSALYRPGPIENIPTYINRKHDKEKVAYLHPALSPILEDTYGVLVYQEQIMQIVHKIAGYTLGEADVFRRAVSKKQAQVIEEQQSKFIKGCLDNGYDEQIAIELFHWIVKFSNYGFNKSHAVAYSKISYQLAYLKAHYPAFFYTELLNSVTNQHDKIAEYLKEAKELQIDVAPPSINKSFGFYKSEGNKIRMGLQAIKGIGFQTVKEIIEQRKQGSYKNLFDFCLRVSLKIVQRQLIEALILTGAFDELHPNRASLLESLDQAMEQGELFGGLSLTSNLFTDKVGYTDTYNEVEDFTSMKKLQFEKELLGFYVSDHPMTEFRKKLQLNGFVTLQQASGMIGKKKNHTAVLIQAVKEIRTKRGDPMAFIKISDETMEMEAVVFPELYRLKKPFFKEENIVLIVGSVEERNHALQWVFQDITPFHPENLPIQERLFIKFQEQDNQKGLIKLKEIANKYPGKTPIFVFDAIQKRTFQMASQYHIHASQACLEELRQQFGRSNVVLEQL, encoded by the coding sequence ATGGGGTTTACACATTTACAAGTGCGCACTGGCTATAGCTTTTATAAGAGCACGGTTTTGATAGATAAATTAATAAAACGAGCAAGTGAATTAAATTTTACTGCTTTAGCACTTACAGATGAGCATGTGATGTATGGTGTTATTCCATTTTATAAAAAATGCTTGGAGTATGGGATAAAACCAGTCATTGGTTTAACTGTACATATAGTAGACAAAAATCATGAAAAGAAGGAGCAATGTGTTTTACTAGCCAAGAATAATAAAGGGTATAAACAGCTCCTTGCTTTAAGTACAAAAATAAATATAGAGAAAAGAATAGGAATTTCATTCGAAGAGCTAGAGAGTTTATCTGATGATATTATTTGTATGTTGTCATTGAATCAGTCGAGTTCCTTAGCAAACCATTTTTTGAACAATGCTTTTGAACAGGCGGAAAATTATATAGCATCATGGAAGTACATCTTTAAAGATGATTTTTATTTAGGTGTTCAGCATCATGGGTTAGCAATAGAGCAGCGTTTACTTGAACAGGTTCAAGTCCTTCTTACTCAAGTAGATTGTCCAATAATAGCTACGCAAGATGTTTGTTATGTATCAGAAAATGATTATGCGGCTTATGATTGTTTACGGGCTATAGATGAAGATATCAAGTGGTTTGGTGATCATATATCTGTAACTGTAAGAAATCGTCATCTAAGCTCAGAAGAAGAAATGATAAAACGTTTTGGTGAGAACCAAAAACACTTTATTGAACGGACAGAGGAAATTGTAGCTAAGTGTCAGGTAAGCTTGGATTTACATCATTCTTTATTACCATCATATCCGGTACCAGAGCAAAGCACTGCCCAGCAATATTTAGAGACGATTTGCTGGGATAATGTGGGACAAAGGTATACGACAGTTACAGACGAAATTAAAGAACGTTTAGTTTATGAGTTACAGGTCATTCAGGAAATGAGTTTTAGTGATTATTTTTTAATTGTTTGGGATTTTGTTTCCTATGCAAAGCAACAACAAATTATGGTTGGTCCTGGCCGGGGTTCAGCAGCCGGATCACTTGTTGCATACGTGTTAGGGATAACAGATATTGATCCGCTTGAATATGGTTTATTATTTGAGCGATTTTTAAACCCTGAACGAAAGACAATGCCAGATATTGATATCGATTTTCTAGATCATCGTCGAGACGAAGTAATCGATTATGTAAGAGAGAAGTATGGGGAGCAACATGTAGCACAAATTATTACTTTTGGTACTTTTGCAGCTCGTTCAGTGTTACGAGAGTTATTTAAAACAATGGAAGTTGATGAGCGTGATGCAAAATATATTTTAAAACGATTTTCAAGTCATCATTCAGACTCTATTCGTAAGGTTGTGAATGATAATGTGGAATTGAGAGAATATATTAAGCAATCTCCGAAATTAAAATTATTATTCAATATTGCACTTAAACTAGAGGGATTGCCACGTCACTCCTCCACTCATGCAGCTGGGGTTATTATTAGTGACGAGCCATTAGTTCATCATGTTCCACTAACAATTGGTTCCCAAGAAACATACATTACGCAGTATCCCATGAATGATTTAGCGGATATAGGCTTATTGAAGATCGATTTTCTTGGATTGCGTAATTTAACGACGATGGAAAGAATTGTTGATTCTATTAAGAGACATACAGGAAAAGAATTTCATTTAAATGAAATTCCCTCAGATGATGCAAAAACATTTGCATTATTACAAGCAGGACTAACAAATGGAATTTTCCAGTTAGAATCAAAAGGAATGAAAAATGTTCTAAAAGAATTAAAACCAACGACTTTTTCAGATATCGTGGCAGTGAGTGCGCTGTATCGTCCGGGACCAATAGAAAATATCCCTACTTATATTAATCGTAAGCATGATAAAGAAAAAGTTGCTTACTTACATCCAGCATTATCACCAATTTTGGAAGATACGTACGGAGTTTTAGTCTATCAGGAGCAAATTATGCAAATCGTGCATAAAATTGCAGGGTATACCTTAGGAGAAGCGGATGTATTTCGTAGAGCGGTAAGTAAGAAACAAGCCCAAGTTATAGAAGAGCAACAAAGTAAATTTATTAAGGGCTGTCTAGACAATGGATATGATGAACAAATAGCAATAGAGTTATTTCATTGGATAGTTAAGTTTTCTAATTATGGTTTTAATAAAAGTCATGCTGTTGCATATAGTAAAATTTCCTATCAATTAGCATATTTAAAGGCTCATTACCCAGCCTTTTTCTATACAGAGCTACTAAATAGTGTAACCAATCAGCATGATAAAATAGCTGAATATCTAAAAGAAGCAAAGGAATTACAAATTGATGTTGCACCACCTTCGATCAATAAAAGTTTTGGTTTTTATAAGTCAGAAGGGAATAAAATCCGTATGGGCCTTCAGGCAATTAAAGGTATTGGCTTTCAAACAGTAAAAGAAATTATTGAACAAAGAAAACAAGGAAGCTATAAAAATCTCTTTGATTTTTGTTTACGTGTTTCTTTAAAGATTGTTCAGCGTCAACTAATTGAAGCATTGATTTTAACAGGTGCCTTTGATGAGCTACATCCTAATCGAGCAAGTCTATTAGAAAGCTTAGATCAAGCGATGGAGCAAGGCGAATTATTTGGTGGATTATCTTTAACATCAAATTTATTCACAGATAAAGTTGGCTATACAGATACTTATAATGAAGTAGAAGATTTTACATCAATGAAAAAGCTTCAATTTGAAAAAGAATTACTTGGATTTTATGTCTCAGACCACCCAATGACAGAATTTCGTAAAAAGTTGCAGTTAAATGGCTTTGTCACATTGCAGCAAGCTAGTGGAATGATTGGGAAGAAAAAAAATCATACAGCTGTGCTTATCCAAGCGGTAAAAGAAATAAGAACAAAGCGCGGAGATCCAATGGCATTTATTAAAATTAGTGATGAAACAATGGAAATGGAAGCAGTGGTATTTCCAGAGCTATATCGACTGAAAAAACCTTTTTTCAAAGAGGAAAATATAGTCCTAATTGTAGGAAGTGTGGAGGAAAGAAATCATGCGCTACAATGGGTGTTTCAAGATATCACACCATTCCATCCAGAAAATCTCCCTATTCAAGAACGATTATTTATAAAGTTTCAGGAGCAAGATAATCAAAAGGGGTTAATTAAATTAAAGGAAATTGCTAATAAATACCCGGGAAAAACACCGATCTTTGTTTTTGATGCCATTCAGAAAAGAACCTTTCAAATGGCAAGTCAATATCATATACATGCCTCACAAGCATGCTTAGAAGAATTAAGGCAGCAATTTGGAAGATCCAATGTTGTATTAGAGCAATTATAA
- a CDS encoding bifunctional oligoribonuclease/PAP phosphatase NrnA yields the protein MTKEIIEAVKEFDKIILHRHVRPDPDAYGSQAALAEIIKATFPKKQVYIVGEEDPSLHFLVRMDEIADSVYENALVIICDTANRERISDQRYALAKQIIKIDHHPDVDSYGDIEWIDTSASSTSEMIYEFYLEAKSEGFQMTTTAARLIYAGIVGDTGRFLFPSTTAKTFQYVSELVQYDIDRTEVYDGMYRTTERIARLKGYILQHFTLDESGMSTIRLSKDLLDSFQVSPLETGKVVGVLGEIEGLKAWVFFIEESADLIRVRLRSKGPIINEIAAKYNGGGHPLASGATVYSWEEADALIKDLKEVCMDYQV from the coding sequence ATAACAAAAGAAATTATCGAAGCTGTAAAAGAATTTGACAAAATCATTTTGCATCGACATGTTCGTCCAGACCCTGATGCATACGGATCGCAAGCCGCGTTAGCCGAAATAATAAAAGCAACTTTTCCGAAAAAACAGGTATATATCGTAGGAGAAGAGGATCCTTCGTTGCATTTTTTAGTAAGAATGGACGAGATTGCAGATTCTGTTTATGAAAATGCACTAGTTATTATTTGTGATACAGCGAATAGGGAGAGAATCAGTGATCAACGATATGCGCTGGCAAAGCAGATTATCAAAATTGATCATCACCCTGATGTGGATTCATACGGTGACATAGAATGGATTGATACATCTGCAAGTTCTACGAGTGAAATGATTTATGAATTTTATCTAGAAGCTAAAAGTGAAGGCTTTCAGATGACAACTACTGCAGCACGCCTAATTTATGCAGGAATTGTCGGTGATACAGGTCGTTTTCTTTTTCCTAGTACAACAGCAAAAACATTCCAATATGTTTCTGAGCTTGTACAATATGATATAGATCGTACAGAGGTTTATGACGGAATGTATCGTACTACTGAACGAATTGCGAGATTAAAAGGTTATATTTTACAGCATTTTACACTTGATGAATCAGGAATGAGTACGATTCGTTTGTCTAAGGATCTTTTAGATAGCTTCCAAGTTAGTCCACTAGAAACTGGAAAAGTAGTTGGGGTTTTAGGAGAAATTGAAGGATTGAAGGCATGGGTATTCTTTATCGAGGAATCAGCGGATTTGATTCGTGTGCGACTTCGCTCTAAAGGGCCAATTATTAATGAAATTGCTGCCAAGTATAATGGTGGGGGTCATCCGCTTGCTTCTGGTGCTACAGTTTATTCTTGGGAAGAAGCAGACGCATTAATAAAGGATTTAAAAGAAGTATGTATGGATTATCAAGTATGA
- a CDS encoding YtpI family protein, with product MFLLPIIIILSVVFYIYYKVAILKTRDRLTQLYFNAKSRICLGSFILFFGINQYRVFQTQISLFIMIVFVVLGVMQIVRGFNESKHYRNEWRRLNPEQ from the coding sequence ATGTTCCTGCTACCAATTATTATCATACTATCTGTTGTCTTCTATATTTACTATAAAGTTGCAATCCTAAAGACTCGCGATCGATTGACACAACTATATTTTAACGCAAAATCACGTATTTGTCTTGGAAGCTTTATCCTATTTTTCGGCATCAACCAATATCGAGTCTTCCAAACACAAATCTCTCTTTTCATCATGATTGTGTTTGTCGTATTAGGTGTTATGCAAATAGTTAGAGGATTTAACGAGTCTAAACATTATCGCAATGAATGGAGAAGATTAAATCCAGAGCAATAA
- a CDS encoding DRTGG domain-containing protein produces the protein MATKHEQILKYIYSLKVGSKISVRQLASDLQVSDGTAYRAIKEAENQGFVSTIERVGTIRIERKQKDNFEKLTYAEVINIVDGQVLGGRDGLHKTLNKFLIGAMQLEAMMQYTEPDSLLIVGNRVRAHELAIEKGAAVLITGGFDTEDSIKKLADEKQLPIISTSYDTFTVAAMINRAIYDQLIKKEIVFVQDILTPYDQLYYLYTHDKIERWYELNQISMHTRFPVVNENKRLCGVVTSKDIIGKDKSLTIEKVMTKSPQVVQEKTSIAYVAHMMVWEGIEVIPVVDTSYNLIGLVSRQDVLKALQEIQRQPQVGDTIDDIVASNLKAINEEQTAFETKVLPQMTNQLGTLSDGVFTAIITEASSRALLQMKKGNLVVETITVSFIKPVQIESTLIIKPKILETGRIYAKIDVSVYHEDKIVGKGLLMAQLIDR, from the coding sequence ATGGCTACAAAGCATGAACAAATTTTGAAATATATATATTCACTAAAAGTAGGTAGTAAAATTTCTGTAAGGCAATTGGCCAGTGATCTTCAAGTGAGTGATGGTACAGCATATCGAGCAATCAAGGAAGCTGAGAATCAGGGCTTTGTAAGTACCATTGAGCGTGTAGGCACAATACGAATTGAAAGAAAACAAAAGGATAATTTTGAAAAATTAACTTATGCTGAAGTGATTAATATTGTTGATGGACAAGTGCTAGGTGGAAGAGATGGACTTCATAAAACATTAAATAAATTTTTAATTGGAGCAATGCAGCTAGAAGCAATGATGCAATATACAGAACCCGATTCACTACTTATTGTAGGAAACCGAGTTCGTGCGCACGAGCTAGCTATCGAAAAAGGTGCAGCTGTTTTAATTACTGGTGGATTTGATACAGAAGATTCTATAAAGAAACTGGCAGATGAAAAGCAATTGCCAATTATATCTACAAGCTATGATACGTTTACAGTTGCAGCAATGATTAACAGAGCAATTTACGATCAGCTAATTAAGAAAGAAATCGTTTTTGTACAAGATATTCTAACTCCATATGATCAACTATATTATTTATACACACATGATAAAATTGAACGCTGGTATGAACTTAATCAAATATCCATGCATACTCGATTTCCAGTTGTGAATGAAAATAAACGTTTGTGCGGAGTAGTAACATCAAAAGATATTATTGGAAAAGATAAGAGTCTAACGATTGAAAAGGTAATGACAAAGAGCCCACAAGTAGTACAAGAAAAAACATCGATAGCTTATGTGGCGCATATGATGGTTTGGGAAGGAATAGAAGTTATTCCTGTGGTTGATACATCTTACAATTTAATTGGACTTGTTTCTAGACAGGATGTACTAAAAGCATTGCAAGAAATTCAACGTCAGCCACAGGTTGGAGATACAATTGATGATATTGTTGCTAGCAATTTAAAAGCAATTAATGAGGAACAAACAGCATTTGAAACAAAAGTTCTTCCGCAGATGACCAACCAGCTTGGAACGCTGTCTGATGGAGTATTCACTGCTATTATTACAGAAGCAAGTAGTCGTGCTTTATTGCAGATGAAGAAAGGTAATTTAGTGGTTGAAACAATTACAGTATCATTTATCAAGCCAGTACAAATCGAAAGTACTTTAATCATTAAGCCAAAAATATTAGAAACAGGTCGAATCTATGCAAAAATAGATGTTTCGGTATACCATGAAGATAAAATTGTTGGCAAAGGGCTGTTGATGGCTCAGCTAATTGATCGTTAA
- a CDS encoding A24 family peptidase: MEIFFIVLSFILGCVFGSFFNVVGLRIPKEQSILTPSCCPKCQHQLKSYELIPILSFLFQFGKCRSCKTNISPLYPLIEFTTGLLFLFLYLKTGLQFELIITVTFACLLIIILVTDLSYMIIPNNILLFFLPLFLFLRMMLPIEPWYDIFLGSLVGFLMLAFLILLSKGAIGGGDMKLFAVLGILLGTKKIILTFILASLFGALIGILLIALNRLKRKEAIPFAPFIGLGAIISYFYEQELVAFYLTMMF, encoded by the coding sequence ATGGAAATATTTTTTATTGTCCTTAGTTTTATTTTAGGCTGTGTTTTCGGGTCGTTTTTTAATGTAGTTGGTTTACGTATCCCTAAGGAACAATCCATCTTAACTCCTTCATGTTGCCCAAAATGTCAACATCAGCTAAAGTCTTATGAATTGATTCCAATTCTCTCGTTTCTTTTTCAATTTGGTAAATGTCGTTCTTGTAAAACAAATATTTCTCCACTATATCCCCTTATTGAATTCACTACTGGACTACTTTTTCTCTTTCTCTATTTAAAAACAGGTCTTCAATTTGAACTTATCATAACAGTCACTTTTGCTTGTCTGCTTATTATTATCCTTGTTACAGACCTCAGCTATATGATTATTCCCAATAATATTCTATTATTTTTTCTTCCCCTTTTTCTTTTTTTACGAATGATGTTACCTATCGAACCCTGGTATGATATTTTCTTAGGCTCTCTTGTTGGTTTTCTAATGCTTGCTTTTCTTATTTTGCTTAGTAAAGGGGCAATTGGAGGAGGCGATATGAAGCTGTTTGCTGTTCTTGGTATCTTGCTTGGCACGAAAAAGATTATCTTAACTTTTATTTTGGCTTCACTATTTGGGGCTTTGATTGGAATTCTTCTTATTGCCCTAAATCGACTGAAACGTAAGGAAGCTATTCCATTTGCACCATTTATTGGTTTGGGTGCAATCATTAGTTATTTTTACGAACAAGAATTAGTAGCGTTTTATCTGACAATGATGTTTTGA
- a CDS encoding metal-dependent hydrolase, with protein sequence MRISYHGHSIVKIETDQHTILIDPFISGTPECDLDANTVEADFILLTHGHGDHVGDTVSIAKRTGALVIALNELAVYLGKKDISTHPLNIGGGYTFDFGHVKYTHAFHGSSVEEEDGTIVYTGMPGGILITINGKTIYHVGDTGLFSDLKMIGELNDIDVAFVPIGDNFTMGPEDALIAADWINAKLVVPVHYNTFPVIKQDGDDFARRVRTGEGRALKIGEGFEL encoded by the coding sequence ATGAGAATATCGTACCATGGACATTCCATAGTAAAAATTGAAACAGACCAGCATACAATTTTAATTGATCCATTTATTAGTGGGACTCCAGAATGTGATCTAGATGCTAATACAGTGGAAGCGGATTTTATTCTATTGACACATGGGCATGGAGATCACGTAGGTGATACAGTAAGTATTGCCAAACGTACAGGTGCATTAGTCATAGCATTAAATGAACTGGCAGTATATTTAGGGAAAAAAGATATTAGTACACATCCATTAAATATTGGTGGTGGTTATACCTTTGATTTTGGTCATGTGAAATATACACATGCATTTCATGGATCTTCCGTGGAAGAAGAGGATGGAACCATTGTATACACAGGAATGCCTGGAGGAATTTTGATTACTATCAATGGAAAAACAATTTATCATGTGGGAGATACAGGGCTCTTCTCTGACTTGAAAATGATTGGTGAGCTTAATGATATTGATGTTGCCTTTGTTCCAATTGGAGATAATTTTACAATGGGGCCAGAGGATGCTCTAATTGCAGCAGATTGGATTAATGCTAAGCTTGTTGTCCCTGTCCATTACAATACATTCCCTGTGATTAAGCAAGATGGAGATGATTTTGCTCGTCGCGTTCGTACTGGTGAGGGACGTGCACTCAAAATTGGCGAAGGCTTTGAACTATAA
- a CDS encoding universal stress protein, which yields MGQKYSKILVAIDGSKAAEKAFHKAIDMAKSNDATLVLSHVIDSRTFATAEAYDRTLAERANKYALELLEDYIKVAKENGVEKIDKTIDYGSPKVKIAKDIAKVHEIDLIVCGATGLNAVERFLIGSVSESITRHASCDVLVVR from the coding sequence ATGGGACAAAAATATTCAAAAATTTTAGTTGCAATTGACGGTTCAAAAGCAGCAGAAAAGGCATTTCACAAAGCAATTGATATGGCAAAGAGTAACGATGCTACATTAGTTCTTTCTCATGTTATTGATTCACGTACTTTCGCTACTGCAGAGGCGTATGATCGTACTTTAGCAGAACGTGCAAATAAATATGCACTTGAATTGTTAGAAGATTATATTAAAGTTGCGAAAGAAAACGGTGTAGAAAAAATTGACAAAACAATTGATTATGGATCTCCAAAAGTAAAAATTGCAAAGGATATTGCAAAAGTACATGAAATTGATTTAATTGTTTGTGGTGCTACTGGATTAAATGCTGTAGAACGCTTTTTAATCGGTAGTGTTTCTGAAAGCATCACTAGACATGCTTCATGTGATGTATTAGTTGTAAGATAA
- a CDS encoding molybdenum cofactor biosynthesis protein B gives MSLFDHRKKEKRINCQIVTISDTRTEETDKSGDLIRQLLEEAGHYVISKEIIPDSAPTIERVIRSGTFNPDVDVIITSGGTGIAYRDVTIEAIQPLLQKEIDGFGELFRMLSYLEDIGSAAMMSRAIAGVCNHKAIFVIPGSSGAVKLAMNKLILPELDHVIHEIQKDI, from the coding sequence TTGAGTTTATTTGATCATCGAAAAAAAGAAAAACGAATTAATTGCCAAATAGTTACTATTAGTGATACACGAACAGAAGAAACAGATAAAAGTGGAGATTTAATACGCCAATTATTAGAAGAAGCAGGCCACTACGTGATTAGTAAAGAAATTATTCCTGATAGTGCGCCAACAATTGAGCGTGTAATCCGATCTGGCACTTTTAATCCGGATGTAGATGTAATTATTACCAGTGGTGGAACAGGGATAGCATATCGCGATGTTACGATTGAAGCAATACAACCATTGCTTCAAAAGGAAATTGACGGCTTTGGTGAATTATTTCGAATGCTTAGCTATTTAGAAGATATTGGCTCAGCTGCGATGATGTCACGTGCTATTGCAGGAGTATGCAATCATAAGGCTATATTTGTTATTCCTGGGTCAAGTGGGGCAGTTAAATTAGCAATGAATAAATTAATTCTCCCTGAGCTAGATCATGTAATACATGAAATACAAAAAGATATCTGA